From the Camarhynchus parvulus chromosome 13, STF_HiC, whole genome shotgun sequence genome, one window contains:
- the C13H5orf15 gene encoding keratinocyte-associated transmembrane protein 2, with protein sequence MAAAGGERRGSVGRALCLLLLCGWALAVRGQESPGSVQEEILTRNISSASENETLSRSQNLTDSLQSLSSARKEAKINSVTAGKPPTANGDSLSPVVPASPVSQVDVDASEDTKIEEEDLLTDLKDTLNSSPPIIKETMESDGDDYAYEMTPNSRYNPDLLEISEDDNSDTISNYNEEIKTLDEKIKAVSVSGLDEEEDSHFFFHLVVVAFLVAVVYVTYHNKRKIFLLVQSRRWRDGMCSRTVEYHRLDQNVNEAMPSLKITNDYVF encoded by the exons atggcggcggccgGTGGCGAGCGGCGGGGCTCGGTGGGCCGCGCcctgtgcttgctgctgctctgcggCTGGGCCCTGGCAGTCCGCGGGCAGGAATCCCCCG GTTCTGTGCAAGAGGAAATTCttacaagaaatatttcttctgcaaGTGAGAATGAAACATTGAGTAGATCCCAAAATTTGACAGACAGCTTGCAGAGTTTAAGCTCAGCAAGAAAGGAGGCCAAAATCAATTCGGTGACTGCAGGAAAGCCACCTACAGCAAACGGTGACTCTTTGTCACCCGTTGTCCCTGCTAGTCCAGTATCACAGGTGGATGTTGATGCTTCTGAAGATACTAAAATTGAGGAGGAAGATCTTCTAACAGATTTGAAAGACACGCTAAATAGTTCCCCACCCATCATCAAAGAAACTATGGAGTCAGATGGAGATGACTATGCTTATGAAATGACACCAAATTCCAGATACAATCCAGACCTTCTAGAGATTTCAGAAGATGACAACTCTGACACTATCAGTAATTACAATGAGGAGATCAAGACCCTTGATGAGAAGATAAAAGCTGTTTCTGTCTCAGGGTTGGATGAAGAAGAAGACagccatttcttttttcatctggTTGTAGTTGCCTTCTTAGTAGCTGTTGTTTATGTCACCTATCACAATAAGAGGAAG atctTCTTACTGGTGCAGAGCCGAAGATGGAGGGACGGCATGTGCTCCAGGACAGTGGAATATCATCGTTTAGATCAGAACGTTAACGAAGCAATGCCTTCCCTGAAAATAACCAATGACTACGTGTTCTGA
- the VDAC1 gene encoding voltage-dependent anion-selective channel protein 1, translating to MAVPPAYADLGKSARDIFTKGYGFGLIKLDLKTRSENGLEFTSSGSANSETNKVSGSLETKYRWVEYGLMFTEKWNTDNTLGTEITLEDQLARGLKLTFDSTFSPNTGKKSAKIKSGYKREHINIGCDMDFDIAGPSIRGALVLGYEGWLAGYQMTFETAKSRVTQSNFAVGYKTDEFQLHTNVNDGTEFGGSIYQKVNDQLETAVNLAWTAGNSNTRFGIAAKYQIDPDASFSAKVNNSSLIGLGYTQTLKPGIKLTLSALLDGKNINAGGHKLGLGLEFEA from the exons atGGCTGTTCCACCTGCATATGCTGACCTGGGCAAATCTGCCAGAGATATTTTCACCAAGGGATATG GTTTTGGGTTAATAAAGCTTGATTTGAAAACAAGATCTGAAAATGGACTG gaattTACAAGCTCAGGTTCAGCAAACTCAGAAACAAACAAAGTCAGTGGTAGTTTGGAAACAAAATATAGATGGGTGGAATATGGATTGATGTTCACAGAAAAGTGGAACACTGACAACACACTAGGCACTGAGATTACTCTTGAAGATCAG ctTGCACGGGGCCTGAAGCTGACCTTTGACTCCACCTTCTCTCCTAACACTGG GAAAAAGAGTGCTAAAATTAAGTCTGGATACAAAAGGGAGCACATCAACATCGGCTGTGACATGGATTTTGATATTGCGGGTCCTTCAATACGTGGAGCTCTTGTGCTCGGCTACGAGGGGTGGCTGGCAGGCTACCAAATGACTTTTGAGACAGCAAAGTCCAGAGTAACCCAGAGCAACTTCGCTGTTGGCTATAAGACTGATGAATTCCAGCTTCATACTAATGT GAATGATGGAACAGAGTTTGGCGGCTCCATTTACCAGAAGGTGAATGATCAACTGGAAACTGCTGTGAATCTGGCTTGGACAGCTGGAAATAGCAACACTCGCTTTGGAATAGCAGCCAAGTATCAGATTGACCCAGATGCCTCTTTTTCT GCTAAAGTGAACAACTCCAGTCTGATTGGGTTAGGATACACTCAGACTTTAAAGCCAG gTATCAAACTGACGTTGTCAGCTTTGTTGGATGGCAAGAATATCAATGCAGGGGGTCACAAACTTGGTCTAGGATTGGAATTTGAAGCATAA